The uncultured Methanomethylovorans sp. genome contains a region encoding:
- a CDS encoding FMN-binding glutamate synthase family protein, whose product MANLRQPNANEATGTFNRSKSVAPMSGICTRCVDGCRGNCEIFKSSFRGREVIYPGPFGEITAGADKNYPIDYSHLNIQGYAVGAIGMAEGMIPGPETARFPNVNTETEYGWDKKVKMKLPIFTGALGSTDIARKNWEHFAIGAAISGITIVCGENVCGIDPQLKRGSDGLVKESPEMDRRIALYQKFYDGYGEMLVQMNVEDTKLGVAEYISSKHEMDTIELKWGQGAKCIGGEIKVKDLDRAIELKKRGYIVTPDPELAAVQEAFKLGAIREFERHSRLGFVTEEGFHAECDRLRDLGFKRITLKTGAYSMTETAMAIKYSSDAKIDLLTYDGAPGGTGMSPWPMMEEWGIPTFYLQSLVYEFAEKLSKRGKRIPDLAMAGGFSSEDGIYKALAMGAPHFKAVCMGRALMIPGMVGKNIGKWLKEDDLPKTVSEFGHRPEEIFVHFEELQEIYGNDMKDVPLGAVGIYSYAQKTKVGLQQLMAGSRRFSLPTLSRKDLMALTEEAAKVSGIDYVMDAYRNIAEEILDS is encoded by the coding sequence ATGGCAAATCTAAGACAGCCAAATGCAAATGAAGCTACTGGAACCTTCAACAGATCAAAGAGTGTTGCACCGATGTCCGGTATATGTACCCGCTGCGTGGACGGGTGCCGTGGAAACTGTGAAATATTCAAATCATCCTTCAGAGGACGGGAAGTTATTTATCCCGGACCATTCGGAGAGATCACTGCTGGTGCAGACAAGAATTACCCCATCGACTACTCCCACCTTAATATCCAGGGATATGCTGTAGGCGCAATCGGAATGGCAGAAGGAATGATACCTGGTCCAGAGACCGCAAGGTTCCCAAATGTCAACACCGAAACTGAGTATGGCTGGGATAAGAAAGTAAAGATGAAGCTACCCATCTTCACTGGAGCCCTGGGTTCCACAGATATCGCCAGAAAGAACTGGGAGCATTTTGCCATTGGCGCTGCAATATCAGGTATCACCATAGTTTGTGGTGAGAACGTATGTGGTATTGACCCACAGCTTAAACGTGGAAGCGATGGTCTTGTAAAAGAATCACCAGAAATGGACCGCAGGATCGCTCTTTATCAAAAGTTCTACGACGGGTATGGAGAAATGCTTGTCCAGATGAATGTAGAAGATACAAAACTCGGTGTTGCAGAATACATCTCCAGCAAGCACGAGATGGATACTATCGAACTGAAATGGGGCCAGGGAGCAAAATGCATTGGCGGAGAGATAAAAGTAAAGGATCTCGACCGTGCAATTGAACTTAAGAAAAGGGGTTACATCGTTACCCCGGATCCGGAACTTGCAGCCGTGCAGGAAGCATTTAAGCTCGGAGCCATAAGGGAATTCGAGAGACATTCCAGGCTTGGATTCGTTACCGAAGAGGGATTCCATGCAGAATGTGACAGATTGAGAGACCTTGGTTTTAAGCGTATTACCCTAAAAACCGGTGCCTACTCCATGACTGAGACAGCAATGGCAATTAAATACAGTTCTGATGCAAAGATCGACCTGCTCACCTATGATGGTGCGCCGGGAGGTACTGGTATGAGCCCGTGGCCAATGATGGAAGAATGGGGAATACCAACATTCTATCTGCAATCCCTGGTCTATGAATTTGCTGAGAAATTATCAAAGCGTGGAAAGAGAATACCGGACCTAGCCATGGCAGGAGGATTCTCCAGTGAGGATGGAATATATAAAGCACTTGCAATGGGCGCACCACATTTCAAGGCAGTGTGTATGGGCCGCGCACTTATGATACCAGGCATGGTAGGTAAGAACATAGGCAAATGGCTGAAAGAAGACGATCTGCCAAAGACCGTCTCTGAGTTTGGACATAGACCTGAGGAGATCTTCGTACACTTTGAAGAACTGCAGGAGATATATGGCAATGATATGAAAGATGTACCTCTGGGTGCCGTTGGTATATACTCCTATGCACAGAAAACAAAGGTTGGACTCCAGCAGCTTATGGCCGGTTCAAGAAGATTCAGCCTGCCCACATTATCACGTAAAGACCTTATGGCCTTGACAGAAGAAGCTGCAAAGGTCTCTGGAATCGATTATGTAATGGATGCCTACAGAAACATTGCAGAAGAGATACTGGACAGTTGA
- a CDS encoding NAD(P)-binding domain-containing protein: MKIAIIGGTGSIGRGFALRWGQKHEVVIGSREQEKAKAKAAEYTSILKDRGLNANIKGELNATAAADADIVVLAIRYTKVASILEQINPVLDKQVVISVVVPMEKDVCMIIPDSIPIEVPASYSEDYKSDYFCYVTPSAGSAAQEIASILPEGIELVSAFQNVPAAKLSNLDIHLDYDIGVCGNNMHSKNIVFGLIRDIDSMRPIDIGPIEASSMIECLTPLLLNIAVRNKMRDVGIKFVG, encoded by the coding sequence ATGAAGATTGCAATAATTGGCGGTACAGGCAGCATTGGAAGAGGTTTTGCCCTGAGGTGGGGGCAAAAACATGAAGTGGTTATAGGTTCAAGAGAACAGGAGAAAGCCAAGGCTAAAGCAGCTGAATATACTTCTATTTTAAAGGACCGTGGTCTTAATGCCAATATAAAAGGTGAGTTGAATGCAACAGCTGCTGCAGATGCTGATATCGTAGTACTGGCAATAAGGTATACTAAGGTTGCTTCAATACTTGAACAGATAAATCCTGTACTGGATAAGCAGGTAGTAATATCTGTTGTAGTGCCAATGGAGAAAGATGTTTGTATGATCATTCCAGACTCAATTCCCATAGAAGTTCCGGCAAGTTACTCTGAAGATTATAAATCTGATTATTTCTGTTATGTTACTCCATCTGCCGGTAGTGCAGCACAAGAAATTGCTTCTATACTACCAGAAGGTATTGAACTTGTATCTGCCTTCCAAAACGTCCCTGCAGCTAAGCTCTCAAATCTTGATATACATCTTGATTATGATATAGGTGTATGCGGCAATAACATGCACTCTAAGAACATTGTTTTTGGTCTTATCAGGGATATAGACAGTATGAGACCTATTGATATAGGCCCGATTGAAGCTTCTTCTATGATTGAATGCCTGACACCTCTTCTCCTTAATATTGCTGTACGCAACAAAATGAGGGATGTTGGTATAAAATTTGTAGGCTAA
- a CDS encoding methanogenesis marker 9 domain-containing protein, with the protein MSDDLFDIKVGNFYFKNPIALAPMGGITDSHFANEFAKDAGLVILGGYNLDAATQQAASEMVKRGRKEFISDEPLKLIGNELKSIKTDSVVAINVRSSTLEPLIEAAKITKGANAIIEIDAHCRQPEMTKLGVGEALLHDLTKLQSMIREVKTTGAIVSVKVRANVIDNVKMAKAIEDAGSDILHIDAMKEGSGADMETIRQIRDATRLLLIGNNSVTDFETAKEMFTRGADIVSVGRGGIENPSLITLLVKEVTLLQKDIGWYNSPKHVCRGEGDLRGLTFCCLPVKSCPVHSNIKKIGLSAKEFADIKMEFAKGTPLEYGDSTCFGSLVWCCKITKMCPLRDGVLETIGLPDAEYMKLKKQLADYILDHPKVTGK; encoded by the coding sequence GTGTCTGATGATCTTTTTGATATCAAGGTAGGAAATTTTTATTTTAAGAACCCCATTGCTCTTGCACCTATGGGAGGAATAACGGACAGCCATTTTGCAAATGAGTTCGCAAAAGATGCTGGGCTTGTGATACTTGGAGGATATAATCTGGATGCTGCAACACAGCAAGCAGCATCCGAAATGGTAAAAAGAGGGCGGAAAGAGTTCATTTCAGATGAACCTTTAAAATTGATAGGGAATGAATTGAAATCAATCAAAACCGACAGTGTCGTTGCTATCAATGTTAGAAGCTCTACCCTGGAACCCCTGATCGAAGCTGCCAAAATCACCAAGGGTGCAAATGCTATAATTGAAATCGATGCACACTGCAGGCAGCCCGAAATGACAAAATTAGGCGTAGGTGAGGCATTATTACATGACCTTACGAAGCTACAAAGTATGATCCGCGAAGTAAAAACGACCGGAGCGATCGTATCGGTAAAGGTGCGCGCCAATGTAATAGACAATGTCAAAATGGCTAAAGCTATCGAAGATGCGGGCTCCGACATACTACATATTGATGCAATGAAGGAAGGATCAGGTGCTGACATGGAGACCATCAGACAAATAAGGGATGCCACACGGCTTCTCTTGATAGGTAACAACTCTGTAACTGATTTTGAAACTGCAAAAGAAATGTTCACCAGAGGTGCAGACATAGTTTCTGTAGGTAGAGGAGGAATTGAAAACCCATCGTTGATAACACTCCTTGTAAAGGAAGTAACTCTCCTTCAGAAAGATATAGGATGGTACAATTCACCTAAACACGTATGTAGAGGAGAAGGAGACTTGCGCGGCCTTACTTTCTGCTGCCTTCCGGTCAAGTCGTGCCCTGTGCATTCCAATATAAAAAAGATAGGACTTTCTGCAAAAGAGTTCGCGGACATAAAGATGGAATTCGCAAAGGGAACACCACTTGAATATGGAGATAGCACCTGTTTTGGTAGCCTTGTATGGTGCTGCAAGATCACAAAAATGTGTCCATTGAGAGATGGAGTACTTGAAACTATTGGACTTCCCGATGCAGAATATATGAAACTGAAAAAACAGCTTGCAGATTACATTTTAGACCACCCTAAGGTTACTGGCAAATGA
- a CDS encoding triphosphoribosyl-dephospho-CoA synthase, producing MKTDRETEEKLSKASAEQTPSYVARCAQLAMLLEVSAHPKPGNIDRDHDYEGTTFEHFLSSSVAVYPILEGAAAKEHGIGESVHKAVLESSAWQKGGNTHFGAFLLLFPFAMAAGKLIRNCKELTPENLTEEAFYIVKETDVEDAIQFYMSFGPAGVKVRKVDEFDLSDAKAIGEIRDKRTTLFQLMEISSSYDLIAREWTSGFTRCAQCARILTREMNTNGALIHSGYSRINHVIVYAFLKILAYNVDTFIEMKFDKYTAEEVSARARMISYKLEDSGYNMENILPEICNFDKELLARSINPGSTADIIIGGLFIALLGGMRF from the coding sequence ATGAAGACTGACCGAGAAACAGAAGAGAAGCTCAGTAAAGCTTCGGCAGAACAGACACCTTCCTATGTGGCAAGGTGTGCACAGCTTGCCATGCTGCTGGAAGTATCTGCCCACCCTAAACCAGGAAATATAGACCGGGATCATGATTATGAAGGCACCACTTTTGAGCATTTCCTATCCTCTTCAGTCGCAGTTTATCCTATACTGGAGGGAGCTGCTGCAAAAGAGCACGGAATTGGCGAATCTGTCCATAAGGCTGTGCTTGAAAGTTCAGCCTGGCAGAAAGGAGGAAACACGCACTTCGGTGCCTTTTTGCTGTTATTTCCCTTTGCAATGGCAGCTGGAAAACTTATAAGGAACTGCAAAGAACTAACACCAGAGAATCTCACCGAAGAAGCATTTTACATTGTCAAAGAAACAGATGTAGAAGATGCGATCCAATTCTACATGTCCTTTGGACCTGCTGGAGTAAAGGTGCGCAAGGTGGATGAATTCGATTTGTCCGATGCAAAAGCCATCGGAGAAATTAGAGACAAACGTACTACACTATTTCAGTTAATGGAAATATCAAGCTCTTATGACCTTATTGCAAGAGAATGGACATCAGGTTTTACACGCTGTGCACAGTGTGCTCGAATACTCACAAGAGAAATGAACACCAATGGAGCACTTATCCATTCTGGTTACTCCAGAATCAATCATGTCATAGTATATGCTTTCCTTAAAATACTAGCATATAATGTGGATACATTCATAGAAATGAAATTTGATAAGTACACTGCAGAAGAGGTATCTGCAAGAGCAAGGATGATAAGTTATAAATTAGAAGACTCTGGATATAATATGGAAAATATATTACCGGAGATCTGCAACTTTGATAAAGAACTGCTTGCAAGGAGCATTAACCCCGGATCTACGGCTGACATAATAATAGGTGGTCTTTTTATAGCTCTCCTTGGGGGAATGAGATTCTGA
- a CDS encoding DUF447 domain-containing protein — translation MGIIRKQDTVLIRLFKGSKTYQNIMAENFLVANVTNDPVLFVKCTFSDIEPDDIENITSPGREFPVLKAAQSWVAFECINTKIAPEAMIAELRPLRGHVNSFYPKAPNRGFNAIIEATIHATRYKIDGEEKYLKLIKFYEDIINKCGGEREKEALRLLHTFV, via the coding sequence ATGGGCATAATTAGAAAACAAGACACTGTCCTAATAAGGCTTTTTAAAGGCTCCAAGACTTATCAAAACATCATGGCTGAAAATTTCCTTGTAGCAAATGTGACAAATGATCCAGTACTGTTTGTCAAGTGCACTTTTTCCGATATAGAGCCAGATGACATTGAAAATATAACTTCACCAGGAAGAGAGTTCCCCGTACTTAAAGCAGCTCAAAGTTGGGTGGCCTTTGAATGCATTAATACCAAGATAGCACCTGAAGCCATGATAGCAGAACTACGACCACTTAGAGGACATGTTAACTCTTTTTACCCAAAGGCACCTAATCGAGGATTCAATGCTATTATCGAGGCAACTATTCATGCCACACGCTATAAGATAGATGGCGAAGAGAAATACCTCAAACTGATCAAATTCTATGAGGATATTATTAACAAGTGTGGCGGAGAAAGAGAAAAAGAAGCTCTGCGCCTATTACACACGTTCGTTTAG
- a CDS encoding PHP domain-containing protein, which translates to MKFDLHVHTRFSKDSDADIDAIISYAEKHGLDGFAVCDHDIIKGGPFSVKRAAELGSSLVIIPGVEISTSEGHLLVLNIKERIESGLSPVETIKRARAQNAVVVLPHPFKLTSHGIGYVEGLDVDAVEVLNSRCLTDGPNNKARAAATSLGLPQVGGSDCHVPEMVGMSYTEVDVQERSLDAVLDAIRQGKVSPGGGKTPKVFVLRQMMANAQKRTAKILGFG; encoded by the coding sequence ATGAAATTTGACCTGCATGTCCACACACGTTTCTCAAAAGACAGTGATGCAGATATTGATGCTATTATCAGTTATGCTGAAAAACATGGTCTTGATGGTTTTGCAGTATGTGATCATGATATAATCAAAGGTGGTCCTTTCTCCGTGAAGAGGGCAGCTGAACTTGGATCTTCTCTTGTCATTATTCCAGGTGTTGAAATAAGCACTTCCGAAGGGCATCTCCTTGTGCTTAATATTAAAGAACGAATAGAATCGGGGTTATCACCAGTTGAGACCATTAAAAGAGCAAGAGCGCAGAATGCGGTAGTAGTATTACCTCATCCTTTCAAGCTCACATCTCATGGCATAGGATATGTGGAGGGTCTTGATGTGGATGCTGTGGAGGTTTTGAATTCCCGCTGCTTGACTGATGGTCCCAATAATAAGGCACGTGCTGCTGCAACTTCTCTGGGGCTTCCTCAGGTTGGGGGCAGTGATTGTCATGTGCCTGAAATGGTGGGCATGTCATACACTGAAGTAGACGTGCAGGAAAGGTCCTTGGATGCGGTCCTTGATGCCATTAGACAGGGAAAAGTAAGTCCAGGTGGTGGCAAAACTCCAAAGGTATTTGTGCTACGCCAGATGATGGCGAATGCACAAAAGAGAACAGCTAAAATACTGGGTTTTGGCTAA
- the hflX gene encoding GTPase HflX — MKKVIVVQRFDPGSDEFKNKRQLAELKDLAYAAGYSVVGEIIQSRYPDKKYQLGKGKVQELALAVESFTSEKVVFCNELSSMQLYNITDICKCVVIDKFQLILEIFALRATTRRAKLQVELARLEYEIPRARIIVSHLKKEERPGFMGLGSYEDSYEQDIKGRIARIKDELSHVQGHNESLRSFRHAHGFSLVALAGYTNAGKSTLFNTLMEEGVDVADMLFTTLSPVARSMDVMGRKVVLTDTVGFIEDLPHWLIDAFRSTLNEIFFADIILLVVDASEPLDIMHDKLLACHDTLWEQMHDASMIAVMNKTDLISREELNLKMEALGYLVPNPVFISAKGMEGLDDLRQAIRDMLPVWKRKEISMPLSEHSMSVLSWLFKEGVVHSVKYTDHILVDLEAREEIMNKIESFSGT, encoded by the coding sequence ATGAAAAAAGTGATAGTGGTACAAAGGTTTGATCCTGGTAGTGATGAATTCAAGAATAAGCGGCAACTCGCTGAGCTGAAAGACCTTGCCTATGCTGCTGGTTATTCTGTTGTGGGAGAAATTATCCAGTCCCGTTATCCGGATAAAAAATACCAGCTCGGTAAGGGCAAGGTGCAGGAACTTGCATTGGCTGTTGAGTCCTTTACTTCAGAAAAAGTGGTATTTTGCAATGAATTGAGCAGTATGCAGCTTTACAATATCACTGACATATGTAAGTGTGTGGTCATCGACAAGTTCCAGCTTATCCTTGAGATATTTGCGCTGCGTGCTACCACCCGACGTGCCAAGTTACAGGTGGAGCTGGCAAGGCTGGAATATGAGATACCCAGGGCAAGGATTATTGTGTCCCACCTGAAAAAAGAAGAAAGGCCAGGCTTTATGGGGTTGGGCAGCTATGAGGATTCCTATGAGCAGGATATCAAGGGCAGAATAGCCCGAATAAAGGATGAGCTAAGTCATGTGCAGGGCCACAATGAATCCTTGCGTAGTTTCCGGCATGCTCACGGTTTTTCGCTGGTAGCGCTTGCAGGTTACACCAATGCTGGTAAAAGTACTTTGTTCAATACTCTCATGGAAGAGGGGGTGGACGTGGCTGACATGCTTTTTACGACTCTTTCTCCGGTTGCCCGCTCAATGGATGTCATGGGGCGCAAGGTTGTCCTCACTGATACGGTAGGTTTTATAGAGGACTTGCCACACTGGCTTATCGATGCTTTCCGTTCGACCCTGAACGAGATCTTCTTTGCTGATATCATTTTGCTGGTAGTGGACGCAAGTGAACCACTGGATATAATGCACGATAAACTGCTCGCGTGTCATGACACTCTCTGGGAGCAGATGCATGATGCATCAATGATAGCCGTAATGAACAAAACAGATCTCATCAGCCGAGAAGAGCTTAATTTGAAGATGGAAGCTCTTGGATATCTTGTCCCAAATCCTGTTTTTATCTCTGCAAAGGGCATGGAAGGTCTGGACGACCTGAGGCAAGCCATAAGGGATATGCTGCCAGTATGGAAAAGGAAGGAAATATCAATGCCTCTTTCAGAGCACTCGATGTCAGTCCTTTCCTGGCTTTTCAAAGAAGGGGTAGTGCACTCTGTTAAATATACAGATCACATTCTTGTGGATCTGGAAGCAAGGGAAGAGATAATGAATAAGATTGAATCCTTTTCAGGCACGTAA
- a CDS encoding DUF2209 domain-containing protein: MFDIIAVDISGRHVEKGGYFMVCAAVSFSVSPYHIDKTQQANIRYFTSSTAPELIDVVKMVEKTVEGLNPRAMIVMEAGDMFNRPQWLVASMFSRGFKYQESLSERRAVEVAHHISVSARRLLKMKGAIDLQSDAEDTLNEKSDSGTKV; this comes from the coding sequence ATGTTCGATATAATTGCCGTGGATATTTCTGGAAGACATGTAGAAAAAGGAGGGTACTTCATGGTATGCGCGGCTGTATCGTTTTCTGTGTCTCCTTATCATATAGATAAAACTCAACAGGCGAATATTCGTTACTTCACAAGCAGCACTGCCCCTGAACTTATTGATGTGGTTAAAATGGTAGAAAAGACCGTGGAAGGACTTAATCCCCGGGCTATGATTGTGATGGAGGCCGGGGATATGTTCAACAGGCCCCAGTGGCTGGTTGCTAGCATGTTTTCCCGGGGTTTCAAATACCAGGAGTCCCTAAGTGAGCGCAGGGCTGTAGAGGTCGCCCATCATATTTCGGTGAGTGCCAGAAGACTACTTAAAATGAAAGGTGCCATTGATCTTCAGTCAGATGCAGAGGATACTTTAAATGAAAAAAGTGATAGTGGTACAAAGGTTTGA
- the endA gene encoding tRNA-intron lyase, translating into MIGILVNDRVKAGKQAINELYNVGYYGRPKGDTLELTLIEAAYLHYKKKLEIQIEDKSLSFENFFTEASKRQQYFDLKYIVYKDLRERGYYVQPSVTDFRVYPRGGHPGKTPAKFFVHVISERIPLSLRELRMSLEAAHNVHKTMVLAIVDEESDITFYEIRKVDPKGDVKLIEDAVQGIYGRSTFLEDRVVVWDSDVSSSLHAEGFYGHPLDADRLQLSLVESGYLLKKGILEVADMSGTSFALAFDEFAAKASVIESEFMLKYFAYEDLRDRGLVPKTGFKFGSHFRVYLNFKSVDKLPHSEYLVHSISEDYEFALPVMSRAVRLANSVRKRMIYAVHDNVQCTYIDIGRIKM; encoded by the coding sequence TTGATCGGAATACTTGTCAATGACCGGGTTAAGGCTGGTAAGCAGGCTATCAATGAGCTGTACAATGTCGGATATTATGGACGCCCAAAAGGTGATACATTAGAGCTAACGCTCATTGAAGCTGCATATCTGCACTACAAGAAAAAGCTTGAGATTCAGATCGAAGACAAATCCCTGTCATTTGAGAATTTCTTTACGGAAGCATCAAAAAGGCAGCAGTATTTCGATCTAAAATACATTGTCTATAAAGATCTGCGGGAAAGAGGGTATTATGTACAGCCTTCTGTTACGGATTTTAGAGTATATCCAAGAGGAGGCCATCCAGGCAAGACTCCTGCAAAGTTTTTTGTTCATGTAATCTCAGAGCGCATTCCTTTGTCTCTAAGGGAGCTACGCATGTCGTTGGAAGCTGCGCACAATGTGCATAAAACAATGGTTCTTGCCATTGTTGATGAAGAAAGTGACATTACCTTCTACGAGATACGGAAAGTAGATCCAAAAGGAGATGTGAAACTCATTGAGGACGCAGTGCAGGGTATATATGGAAGGTCTACTTTCCTTGAAGACCGTGTTGTTGTGTGGGACAGTGATGTTTCCAGTTCGTTGCATGCTGAAGGTTTCTATGGTCATCCCCTTGATGCGGATCGTCTGCAGCTTTCCCTTGTGGAATCGGGATATCTTCTTAAAAAAGGCATACTGGAAGTTGCAGATATGTCTGGCACTTCTTTTGCTCTTGCATTCGATGAATTTGCTGCAAAGGCATCTGTTATTGAATCGGAATTCATGCTTAAGTATTTTGCATATGAGGATCTCAGAGACAGAGGTCTTGTTCCCAAAACCGGTTTCAAGTTCGGCAGCCATTTCAGAGTGTATCTGAACTTTAAGTCAGTGGATAAACTACCACACTCGGAATATTTGGTCCATTCCATATCCGAGGACTATGAGTTCGCGCTTCCTGTAATGTCCAGAGCAGTGCGCTTGGCCAATAGTGTGCGCAAAAGAATGATATATGCTGTACATGATAACGTTCAATGTACCTACATTGACATCGGTAGGATCAAAATGTGA
- a CDS encoding thiamine pyrophosphate-dependent enzyme, with translation MIPDDTAQDISEFTGVEALFYSLIDSRIKLVTGVAGYPTTAFMELLLNHKCEGYKAFWMTNEKAALEKALGASVTGQRSVVVVKHVGMNVLSDPLMTSVYHTIGAGVVIIAGDDTGARASQNEQDSRFYGSIAEVALFDPATPRGAYDSIINAFNLSEQAKVPVIIRITDRLLDSKGPVTRGQQNETTAVFDRAIWKLTTKGKHQRFHRESMPLLKIEVQSTSLNRLESGNGKIGIISSGYLSVLVDKVLSEAKWAGCSHLALQMIAPFPFDKIRQLISACGTMLVVEETEPYIESHIAVTGKVKGKMTGHIPYGQVEAGHIIYALDHLDESRIDTYTEVQTIKSRGSRPLCQDCPFMPFYKCLAKIDVMVAGDMGCSIRAAPEPLQAVDTGFALGSAISTACGFKDQGIAVIGDFALAHSGIVGLINAVDSEDDVVIVILQNSVAAMTGGQEAPDLMPAVKALVQDTTIVEMPVYTADTSSVIEMQMQDLLGSKLAQKGVSVIYLLGRCTKK, from the coding sequence ATGATCCCTGATGATACAGCTCAAGATATAAGCGAATTCACTGGTGTTGAAGCTCTTTTTTATTCTTTGATCGACAGCAGGATAAAACTTGTAACCGGAGTAGCCGGTTACCCTACAACAGCTTTTATGGAACTGCTGCTTAACCATAAATGTGAAGGCTACAAAGCCTTCTGGATGACCAATGAAAAAGCAGCTCTTGAAAAAGCCCTAGGTGCATCAGTTACGGGTCAGCGTTCTGTGGTTGTTGTAAAGCATGTTGGTATGAACGTGCTTAGTGATCCTCTAATGACTTCGGTATATCATACAATAGGGGCAGGTGTTGTGATTATTGCAGGTGACGATACGGGGGCACGGGCTTCTCAGAATGAGCAGGACTCTCGTTTTTACGGAAGCATTGCAGAGGTTGCGCTATTCGATCCGGCAACACCTCGGGGAGCATACGATTCTATCATAAATGCCTTTAATTTGTCTGAACAGGCAAAGGTTCCTGTGATTATCCGTATAACTGACAGACTGCTCGATAGCAAAGGACCGGTTACTAGAGGACAACAGAATGAAACAACTGCTGTTTTTGACAGGGCTATTTGGAAACTTACTACTAAAGGGAAACACCAGCGATTTCACCGGGAATCTATGCCTCTGCTTAAAATAGAGGTTCAGTCTACTTCTTTGAATAGGCTGGAATCCGGGAATGGCAAGATAGGTATCATTTCATCCGGTTATCTTTCAGTGCTTGTGGACAAAGTACTTTCAGAAGCAAAGTGGGCTGGTTGTTCGCATCTTGCTCTCCAGATGATTGCACCTTTCCCGTTTGACAAGATAAGGCAGTTAATCAGCGCATGCGGCACTATGCTTGTAGTCGAGGAGACCGAACCTTACATTGAATCTCACATTGCCGTAACAGGGAAAGTGAAGGGCAAGATGACCGGGCATATTCCGTATGGTCAAGTTGAGGCCGGGCATATTATCTATGCATTGGATCATTTGGATGAGAGCAGGATAGATACGTATACTGAAGTGCAGACTATAAAGAGTAGAGGTTCACGTCCTTTGTGTCAGGACTGTCCATTCATGCCTTTTTACAAATGTCTGGCGAAAATCGATGTTATGGTTGCCGGAGATATGGGTTGTTCTATCCGGGCGGCTCCTGAGCCATTACAAGCTGTTGATACGGGTTTTGCCCTTGGTTCAGCTATATCCACTGCCTGTGGTTTTAAGGATCAAGGCATTGCAGTTATAGGTGATTTTGCGCTTGCTCATTCTGGTATTGTTGGTCTGATCAATGCAGTGGATTCAGAGGATGATGTTGTTATCGTTATCTTGCAGAATTCGGTTGCTGCCATGACTGGTGGGCAGGAAGCTCCCGACTTGATGCCTGCTGTAAAGGCATTGGTGCAGGATACTACTATTGTGGAAATGCCGGTCTATACCGCTGATACATCAAGTGTGATCGAAATGCAGATGCAAGATCTGCTTGGATCCAAGCTGGCTCAAAAGGGAGTTTCTGTGATATATCTGCTGGGAAGATGTACTAAAAAATGA